From the Megalopta genalis isolate 19385.01 chromosome 13, iyMegGena1_principal, whole genome shotgun sequence genome, one window contains:
- the pds5 gene encoding cohesin associated factor B pds5 isoform X4: protein MSEIVYPQGCRSVTEDLGPDELIRRLKTLAHTLQAMGQDEGMYQQYIPLALHLAEEHFLMHQSKDVQLLIACCIADVLRVYAPEAPYKDAEQVKTIFLFLIKQLAGLKDPKDPAFKRYFYLLENLAYVKSFNMCFELEDCQEIFCALFSLMFRIVNDEHSGKVKSFMLDVLCPLITESDIVSNELLDIILMNIVEPNKTQKKNAYLLAKELVIKCSDTLEPYIQAFFNHVLILGKEEKSLQICKKVYDLIYELNHICPSVLLSVLPQLECKLKSSSETERLGAVALLARMFSEKGSQLAVQHTQLWRAFLGRFNDISVSIRIKCVQYSMHFLLNHPELRKDITDTLKLRQHDADESVRYEVVMAIVTTARRDFEVVSDSEDLLEFVKERTLDKKFKIRKEAMAGLAMIYKKHLNDADVPQATKKAVTWIKDKILHGYYMAGMEDRLLVERLLNTCLVPYQLPADERMKKLYHLLGTIDDHASKAFVELQKHQLAVRRAVVEWLEIVKKPDAVGELVTKVHQISRFLPDPMKVQEFLQKFSAHMRKDLSLLQGMETIVQPNVSCKECADTISMVLKKLGQPVMINLYYNTIKMLLERVSSVMIDEEAIRVLIGYVLDCLKGGNVIEEVGLNPNNAGEKGLRLLVMLSFVFGPHFLHNDILMQLVHLLELEDEMVAPLVLSIFTFLGKYKPLCDVAPDIMNLMVPICKNFAETGTSKQAKQAVRCLFVNMTNIHDTIFPEIIERIKNTLTPTSEYYRTSIVTLGHIAYNLPEKYQVHIKNMVSRKIVKELLVKENSEQTSDTIEGDWCREDQLPEETRCRLEGLKCMARWLLGLKTDILSAQKTFRMLHAFVVNKGDLIQQGRLSKAEMSWLRLQAGCSMLKICEQKGVGDQFTAEQFYNLSQLMVDEVPQVREAFGSKLHKGLGRGIPNKCLPLDFMGYYALAGKEQDKRLKGVLKTYMQTDINKRRDYVKTLSLGTVERAMGQLPHILPDYMLVFAVPILAHDPEFTNHLMVSQLKVIQQCLWFILEPLITKNEYYCYGFYKNLIERMKSHKDALKPEDNNINYKLWAVCDLAMNVIFTKTTNFDLKEFPSETRIPTMYFKRVDELLANNRNYLPAEMQINMSSPKGKGSLHSVHSVSERPQRRTKSKQQKEVGIGPNETDARPAEASETRIQLPGLEDEIEEPPAKRALRESDKVNK, encoded by the exons ATGTCGGAAATAGTTTACCCGCAAGGGTGTAGGTCTGTGACAGAAGATCTAGGTCCAGATGAACTCATTAGGAGATTAAAG aCATTAGCTCATACGTTACAAGCAATGGGACAAGATGAAGGAATGTATCAGCAATATATTCCACTTGCATTACATTTGGCAGAAGAACATTTTCTAATGCATCAAAGTAAAGATGTACAACTACTAATTGCTTGTTGTATCGCCGATGTTTTAAGAGTTTATGCACCTGAAGCTCCTTATAAAGATGCAGAACAG GTTAAAACAATATTCCTGTTCTTAATCAAGCAATTAGCTGGTTTAAAAGATCCTAAAGATCCTGCtttcaaaagatatttttaccTATTGGAAAACTTGGCGTACGTGAAATCTTTTAATATGTGCTTTGAATTAGAAGACTGTCAAGAAATTTTTTGTGCTCTTTTTTCTCTTATGTTTAGGATAGTGAA CGATGAACATTCTGGAAAAGTGAAAAGCTTTATGTTAGACGTATTATGTCCACTTATTACTGAGTCAGATATTGTTAGTAATGAACTTCTAGATATTATACTTATGAATATCGTAGAACCAAACAAAACACAGAAAAAGAATGCATATTTGCTCGCAAAGGAGTTAGTAATTAAATGTAGTGATACATTAGAGCCATATATTCAAGCA TTCTTTAATCATGTACTGATTTTGGGTAAAGAGGAGAAAAGTTTACAAATTTGCAAGAAAGTGTATGATTTAATTTACGAGTTAAATCACATATGTCCAAGCGTCTTATTGTCCGTCCTTCCACAATTAGAATGTAAACTAAAGTCTTCTTCTGAAACTGAAAGATTGGGCGCTGTAGCATTACTAGCCCGAATGTTCTCTGAAAAAGGATCTCAGTTAGCTGTACAACATACACAACTGTGGCGAGCATTCTTAGGAAGGTTTAATGACATCAGTGTATCAATTCGTATAAAATGTGTACAGTATTCAATGCATTTTTTACTAAACCATCCTGAATTAAGGAAGGATATTACTGATACATTAAAATTAAGACAACACGACGCAGACGAAAGTGTCCGATACGAAGTTGTTATGGCTATAGTAACCACTGCCAGAAGAGATTTCGAAGTGGTATCGGACAGTGAAGATTTACTTGAATTTGTTAAAGAAAGAACTTTAGATAAAAAG TTTAAAATTCGAAAAGAAGCAATGGCCGGATTGGCAATGATATATAAAAAGCACTTAAATGATGCAGATGTACCACAAGCTACAAAGAAAGCTGTTACTTGGATTAAAGATAAAATATTACATGGTTATTATATGGCAGGCATGGAAGATAGATTATTGGTAGAAAGGTTACTGAACACCTGTTTAGTTCCTTACCAGTTGCCAGCTGATGAGAGAATGAAGAAGTTGTATCATTTACTAGGTACAATCGATGATCATGCATCCAAAGCTTTTGTTGAACTACAAAAACATCAACTCGC TGTGCGGAGGGCAGTGGTTGAATGGTTAGAAATAGTGAAGAAACCAGATGCAGTGGGTGAACTAGTGACTAAAGTTCATCAAATATCTCGCTTTTTACCAGATCCTATGAAAGTTCAagaatttttacaaaaatttagtGCTCATATGAGGAAAGATCTATCATTATTACAAGGAATGGAAACGATAGTTCAACCAAATGTATCATGCAAGGAATGTGCAGATACAATAAGTATGGTTCTTAAAAAATTGGGTCAACCGGTAATGATCAATTTGTATTACAACACTATAAAGATGCTGTTGGAAAGAGTCAGTTCTGTCATGATCGATGAGGAAGCTATTAGG GTTTTAATTGGATACGTACTAGATTGTTTAAAAGGAGGAAATGTGATAGAAGAAGTTGGACTTAACCCAAATAATGCAGGAGAGAAAGGTCTAAGATTACTTGTG atGCTTTCATTCGTATTTGGGCCACATTTTCTTCACAATGATATTTTGATGCAACTTGTTCATCTTTTGGAATTGGAGGATGAAATGGTTGCGCCATTGGTTCTttcaatttttacatttttagggAAATATAAACCTTTGTGCGATGTTGCACCAGACATTATGAACCTTATGGTTCCAATTTGTAAAAATTTTGCTGAAACGGGAACATCAaaacaagcgaaacaagcgGTTAGATGTTTGTTCGTCAACATGACCAATATTCATGATACCATATTCCCCGAAATTATTGAGAGAATTAAAAATACACTTACACCAACTTCAGAATATTATCGAACATCAATAGTCACGTTAGGTCACATAGCTTATAATTTACCAGAGAAATATCAAGTACACATAAAAAACATGGTGTCTAGAAAG ATAGTCAAAGAGCTGTTAGTAAAAGAAAACAGTGAACAGACTTCAGACACCATCGAAGGAGACTGGTGCAGAGAAGACCAACTACCTGAGGAAACGCGTTGTAGATTAGAAGGATTAAAATGTATGGCACGCTGGTTATTAGGATTGAAGACTGATATTCTCTCTGCACAAAAAACATTTAGAATGCTGCATGCATTTGTAGTAAACAAAGGTGACCTTATACAACAAGGTCGTTTAAGTAAAGCAGAAATGAGTTGGTTACGATTGCAAGCTGGTTGTTCGATGTTGAAAATATGCGAACAAAAAGGTGTTGGTGATCAGTTCACAGCAGAACAGTTCTATAATCTGTCACAACTCATGGTG GATGAAGTTCCACAAGTGAGAGAGGCTTTTGGTAGTAAATTGCATAAAGGGCTTGGGAGGGGAATTCCAAACAAGTGCTTGCCACTAGATTTCATGGGCTATTATGCTCTCGCTGGAAAGGAACAAGACAAGAGACTAAAGGGTGTATTAAAAACTTATATGCAAACTGATATAAATAAGAGGAGGGATTATGTCAAAACATTATCACTGGGTACCGTAGAACGGGCCATGG GTCAATTGCCTCATATTCTTCCGGATTACATGCTAGTATTCGCTGTCCCAATTCTTGCACACGATCCTGAATTCACGAATCACTTAATGGTCTCCCAATTGAAAGTCATACAGCAATGTTTATGGTTTATATTAGAACCGTTAATAACAAAGAATGAATATTATTGCTAtggtttttataaaaatctcaTAGAGCGAATGAAAAGTCACAAAGATGCTTTGAAACCAGAAGATAACAACATAAACTat AAATTATGGGCTGTTTGTGACTTAGCTATGAACGTAATATTTACTAAGACGACaaatttcgatttaaaagaatTCCCAAGCGAGACCCGGATTCCTACTATGTACTTCAAGCGTGTAGATGAACTGTTGGCAAACAACAGGAATTATTTACCTGCTGAAATGCAAATTAACATGTCCAGTCCCAAAGGAAAAGGATCGCTTCACAGTGTTCATTCTGTCAGCGAAAGGCCACAACGCAGGACTAAATCcaaacaacaaaaagaagtgGGCATTGGGCCAAATGAAACTGATGCAAGG CCAGCAGAAGCATCAGAAACTAGAATTCAATTACCTGGTTTAGAGGACGAG aTTGAGGAACCACCAGCAAAGAGGGCATTAAGAGAATCggataaagtaaataaataa
- the pds5 gene encoding cohesin associated factor B pds5 isoform X1 — translation MSEIVYPQGCRSVTEDLGPDELIRRLKTLAHTLQAMGQDEGMYQQYIPLALHLAEEHFLMHQSKDVQLLIACCIADVLRVYAPEAPYKDAEQVKTIFLFLIKQLAGLKDPKDPAFKRYFYLLENLAYVKSFNMCFELEDCQEIFCALFSLMFRIVNDEHSGKVKSFMLDVLCPLITESDIVSNELLDIILMNIVEPNKTQKKNAYLLAKELVIKCSDTLEPYIQAFFNHVLILGKEEKSLQICKKVYDLIYELNHICPSVLLSVLPQLECKLKSSSETERLGAVALLARMFSEKGSQLAVQHTQLWRAFLGRFNDISVSIRIKCVQYSMHFLLNHPELRKDITDTLKLRQHDADESVRYEVVMAIVTTARRDFEVVSDSEDLLEFVKERTLDKKFKIRKEAMAGLAMIYKKHLNDADVPQATKKAVTWIKDKILHGYYMAGMEDRLLVERLLNTCLVPYQLPADERMKKLYHLLGTIDDHASKAFVELQKHQLAVRRAVVEWLEIVKKPDAVGELVTKVHQISRFLPDPMKVQEFLQKFSAHMRKDLSLLQGMETIVQPNVSCKECADTISMVLKKLGQPVMINLYYNTIKMLLERVSSVMIDEEAIRVLIGYVLDCLKGGNVIEEVGLNPNNAGEKGLRLLVMLSFVFGPHFLHNDILMQLVHLLELEDEMVAPLVLSIFTFLGKYKPLCDVAPDIMNLMVPICKNFAETGTSKQAKQAVRCLFVNMTNIHDTIFPEIIERIKNTLTPTSEYYRTSIVTLGHIAYNLPEKYQVHIKNMVSRKIVKELLVKENSEQTSDTIEGDWCREDQLPEETRCRLEGLKCMARWLLGLKTDILSAQKTFRMLHAFVVNKGDLIQQGRLSKAEMSWLRLQAGCSMLKICEQKGVGDQFTAEQFYNLSQLMVDEVPQVREAFGSKLHKGLGRGIPNKCLPLDFMGYYALAGKEQDKRLKGVLKTYMQTDINKRRDYVKTLSLGTVERAMGKKLNSQLPHILPDYMLVFAVPILAHDPEFTNHLMVSQLKVIQQCLWFILEPLITKNEYYCYGFYKNLIERMKSHKDALKPEDNNINYKLWAVCDLAMNVIFTKTTNFDLKEFPSETRIPTMYFKRVDELLANNRNYLPAEMQINMSSPKGKGSLHSVHSVSERPQRRTKSKQQKEVGIGPNETDARLQIGEVECIDAQPAEASETRIQLPGLEDEIEEPPAKRALRESDKVNK, via the exons ATGTCGGAAATAGTTTACCCGCAAGGGTGTAGGTCTGTGACAGAAGATCTAGGTCCAGATGAACTCATTAGGAGATTAAAG aCATTAGCTCATACGTTACAAGCAATGGGACAAGATGAAGGAATGTATCAGCAATATATTCCACTTGCATTACATTTGGCAGAAGAACATTTTCTAATGCATCAAAGTAAAGATGTACAACTACTAATTGCTTGTTGTATCGCCGATGTTTTAAGAGTTTATGCACCTGAAGCTCCTTATAAAGATGCAGAACAG GTTAAAACAATATTCCTGTTCTTAATCAAGCAATTAGCTGGTTTAAAAGATCCTAAAGATCCTGCtttcaaaagatatttttaccTATTGGAAAACTTGGCGTACGTGAAATCTTTTAATATGTGCTTTGAATTAGAAGACTGTCAAGAAATTTTTTGTGCTCTTTTTTCTCTTATGTTTAGGATAGTGAA CGATGAACATTCTGGAAAAGTGAAAAGCTTTATGTTAGACGTATTATGTCCACTTATTACTGAGTCAGATATTGTTAGTAATGAACTTCTAGATATTATACTTATGAATATCGTAGAACCAAACAAAACACAGAAAAAGAATGCATATTTGCTCGCAAAGGAGTTAGTAATTAAATGTAGTGATACATTAGAGCCATATATTCAAGCA TTCTTTAATCATGTACTGATTTTGGGTAAAGAGGAGAAAAGTTTACAAATTTGCAAGAAAGTGTATGATTTAATTTACGAGTTAAATCACATATGTCCAAGCGTCTTATTGTCCGTCCTTCCACAATTAGAATGTAAACTAAAGTCTTCTTCTGAAACTGAAAGATTGGGCGCTGTAGCATTACTAGCCCGAATGTTCTCTGAAAAAGGATCTCAGTTAGCTGTACAACATACACAACTGTGGCGAGCATTCTTAGGAAGGTTTAATGACATCAGTGTATCAATTCGTATAAAATGTGTACAGTATTCAATGCATTTTTTACTAAACCATCCTGAATTAAGGAAGGATATTACTGATACATTAAAATTAAGACAACACGACGCAGACGAAAGTGTCCGATACGAAGTTGTTATGGCTATAGTAACCACTGCCAGAAGAGATTTCGAAGTGGTATCGGACAGTGAAGATTTACTTGAATTTGTTAAAGAAAGAACTTTAGATAAAAAG TTTAAAATTCGAAAAGAAGCAATGGCCGGATTGGCAATGATATATAAAAAGCACTTAAATGATGCAGATGTACCACAAGCTACAAAGAAAGCTGTTACTTGGATTAAAGATAAAATATTACATGGTTATTATATGGCAGGCATGGAAGATAGATTATTGGTAGAAAGGTTACTGAACACCTGTTTAGTTCCTTACCAGTTGCCAGCTGATGAGAGAATGAAGAAGTTGTATCATTTACTAGGTACAATCGATGATCATGCATCCAAAGCTTTTGTTGAACTACAAAAACATCAACTCGC TGTGCGGAGGGCAGTGGTTGAATGGTTAGAAATAGTGAAGAAACCAGATGCAGTGGGTGAACTAGTGACTAAAGTTCATCAAATATCTCGCTTTTTACCAGATCCTATGAAAGTTCAagaatttttacaaaaatttagtGCTCATATGAGGAAAGATCTATCATTATTACAAGGAATGGAAACGATAGTTCAACCAAATGTATCATGCAAGGAATGTGCAGATACAATAAGTATGGTTCTTAAAAAATTGGGTCAACCGGTAATGATCAATTTGTATTACAACACTATAAAGATGCTGTTGGAAAGAGTCAGTTCTGTCATGATCGATGAGGAAGCTATTAGG GTTTTAATTGGATACGTACTAGATTGTTTAAAAGGAGGAAATGTGATAGAAGAAGTTGGACTTAACCCAAATAATGCAGGAGAGAAAGGTCTAAGATTACTTGTG atGCTTTCATTCGTATTTGGGCCACATTTTCTTCACAATGATATTTTGATGCAACTTGTTCATCTTTTGGAATTGGAGGATGAAATGGTTGCGCCATTGGTTCTttcaatttttacatttttagggAAATATAAACCTTTGTGCGATGTTGCACCAGACATTATGAACCTTATGGTTCCAATTTGTAAAAATTTTGCTGAAACGGGAACATCAaaacaagcgaaacaagcgGTTAGATGTTTGTTCGTCAACATGACCAATATTCATGATACCATATTCCCCGAAATTATTGAGAGAATTAAAAATACACTTACACCAACTTCAGAATATTATCGAACATCAATAGTCACGTTAGGTCACATAGCTTATAATTTACCAGAGAAATATCAAGTACACATAAAAAACATGGTGTCTAGAAAG ATAGTCAAAGAGCTGTTAGTAAAAGAAAACAGTGAACAGACTTCAGACACCATCGAAGGAGACTGGTGCAGAGAAGACCAACTACCTGAGGAAACGCGTTGTAGATTAGAAGGATTAAAATGTATGGCACGCTGGTTATTAGGATTGAAGACTGATATTCTCTCTGCACAAAAAACATTTAGAATGCTGCATGCATTTGTAGTAAACAAAGGTGACCTTATACAACAAGGTCGTTTAAGTAAAGCAGAAATGAGTTGGTTACGATTGCAAGCTGGTTGTTCGATGTTGAAAATATGCGAACAAAAAGGTGTTGGTGATCAGTTCACAGCAGAACAGTTCTATAATCTGTCACAACTCATGGTG GATGAAGTTCCACAAGTGAGAGAGGCTTTTGGTAGTAAATTGCATAAAGGGCTTGGGAGGGGAATTCCAAACAAGTGCTTGCCACTAGATTTCATGGGCTATTATGCTCTCGCTGGAAAGGAACAAGACAAGAGACTAAAGGGTGTATTAAAAACTTATATGCAAACTGATATAAATAAGAGGAGGGATTATGTCAAAACATTATCACTGGGTACCGTAGAACGGGCCATGGGTAAGAAACTAAATA GTCAATTGCCTCATATTCTTCCGGATTACATGCTAGTATTCGCTGTCCCAATTCTTGCACACGATCCTGAATTCACGAATCACTTAATGGTCTCCCAATTGAAAGTCATACAGCAATGTTTATGGTTTATATTAGAACCGTTAATAACAAAGAATGAATATTATTGCTAtggtttttataaaaatctcaTAGAGCGAATGAAAAGTCACAAAGATGCTTTGAAACCAGAAGATAACAACATAAACTat AAATTATGGGCTGTTTGTGACTTAGCTATGAACGTAATATTTACTAAGACGACaaatttcgatttaaaagaatTCCCAAGCGAGACCCGGATTCCTACTATGTACTTCAAGCGTGTAGATGAACTGTTGGCAAACAACAGGAATTATTTACCTGCTGAAATGCAAATTAACATGTCCAGTCCCAAAGGAAAAGGATCGCTTCACAGTGTTCATTCTGTCAGCGAAAGGCCACAACGCAGGACTAAATCcaaacaacaaaaagaagtgGGCATTGGGCCAAATGAAACTGATGCAAGG CTGCAAATTGGAGAAGTGGAATGTATTGATGCACAG CCAGCAGAAGCATCAGAAACTAGAATTCAATTACCTGGTTTAGAGGACGAG aTTGAGGAACCACCAGCAAAGAGGGCATTAAGAGAATCggataaagtaaataaataa
- the pds5 gene encoding cohesin associated factor B pds5 isoform X2, with the protein MSEIVYPQGCRSVTEDLGPDELIRRLKTLAHTLQAMGQDEGMYQQYIPLALHLAEEHFLMHQSKDVQLLIACCIADVLRVYAPEAPYKDAEQVKTIFLFLIKQLAGLKDPKDPAFKRYFYLLENLAYVKSFNMCFELEDCQEIFCALFSLMFRIVNDEHSGKVKSFMLDVLCPLITESDIVSNELLDIILMNIVEPNKTQKKNAYLLAKELVIKCSDTLEPYIQAFFNHVLILGKEEKSLQICKKVYDLIYELNHICPSVLLSVLPQLECKLKSSSETERLGAVALLARMFSEKGSQLAVQHTQLWRAFLGRFNDISVSIRIKCVQYSMHFLLNHPELRKDITDTLKLRQHDADESVRYEVVMAIVTTARRDFEVVSDSEDLLEFVKERTLDKKFKIRKEAMAGLAMIYKKHLNDADVPQATKKAVTWIKDKILHGYYMAGMEDRLLVERLLNTCLVPYQLPADERMKKLYHLLGTIDDHASKAFVELQKHQLAVRRAVVEWLEIVKKPDAVGELVTKVHQISRFLPDPMKVQEFLQKFSAHMRKDLSLLQGMETIVQPNVSCKECADTISMVLKKLGQPVMINLYYNTIKMLLERVSSVMIDEEAIRVLIGYVLDCLKGGNVIEEVGLNPNNAGEKGLRLLVMLSFVFGPHFLHNDILMQLVHLLELEDEMVAPLVLSIFTFLGKYKPLCDVAPDIMNLMVPICKNFAETGTSKQAKQAVRCLFVNMTNIHDTIFPEIIERIKNTLTPTSEYYRTSIVTLGHIAYNLPEKYQVHIKNMVSRKIVKELLVKENSEQTSDTIEGDWCREDQLPEETRCRLEGLKCMARWLLGLKTDILSAQKTFRMLHAFVVNKGDLIQQGRLSKAEMSWLRLQAGCSMLKICEQKGVGDQFTAEQFYNLSQLMVDEVPQVREAFGSKLHKGLGRGIPNKCLPLDFMGYYALAGKEQDKRLKGVLKTYMQTDINKRRDYVKTLSLGTVERAMGQLPHILPDYMLVFAVPILAHDPEFTNHLMVSQLKVIQQCLWFILEPLITKNEYYCYGFYKNLIERMKSHKDALKPEDNNINYKLWAVCDLAMNVIFTKTTNFDLKEFPSETRIPTMYFKRVDELLANNRNYLPAEMQINMSSPKGKGSLHSVHSVSERPQRRTKSKQQKEVGIGPNETDARLQIGEVECIDAQPAEASETRIQLPGLEDEIEEPPAKRALRESDKVNK; encoded by the exons ATGTCGGAAATAGTTTACCCGCAAGGGTGTAGGTCTGTGACAGAAGATCTAGGTCCAGATGAACTCATTAGGAGATTAAAG aCATTAGCTCATACGTTACAAGCAATGGGACAAGATGAAGGAATGTATCAGCAATATATTCCACTTGCATTACATTTGGCAGAAGAACATTTTCTAATGCATCAAAGTAAAGATGTACAACTACTAATTGCTTGTTGTATCGCCGATGTTTTAAGAGTTTATGCACCTGAAGCTCCTTATAAAGATGCAGAACAG GTTAAAACAATATTCCTGTTCTTAATCAAGCAATTAGCTGGTTTAAAAGATCCTAAAGATCCTGCtttcaaaagatatttttaccTATTGGAAAACTTGGCGTACGTGAAATCTTTTAATATGTGCTTTGAATTAGAAGACTGTCAAGAAATTTTTTGTGCTCTTTTTTCTCTTATGTTTAGGATAGTGAA CGATGAACATTCTGGAAAAGTGAAAAGCTTTATGTTAGACGTATTATGTCCACTTATTACTGAGTCAGATATTGTTAGTAATGAACTTCTAGATATTATACTTATGAATATCGTAGAACCAAACAAAACACAGAAAAAGAATGCATATTTGCTCGCAAAGGAGTTAGTAATTAAATGTAGTGATACATTAGAGCCATATATTCAAGCA TTCTTTAATCATGTACTGATTTTGGGTAAAGAGGAGAAAAGTTTACAAATTTGCAAGAAAGTGTATGATTTAATTTACGAGTTAAATCACATATGTCCAAGCGTCTTATTGTCCGTCCTTCCACAATTAGAATGTAAACTAAAGTCTTCTTCTGAAACTGAAAGATTGGGCGCTGTAGCATTACTAGCCCGAATGTTCTCTGAAAAAGGATCTCAGTTAGCTGTACAACATACACAACTGTGGCGAGCATTCTTAGGAAGGTTTAATGACATCAGTGTATCAATTCGTATAAAATGTGTACAGTATTCAATGCATTTTTTACTAAACCATCCTGAATTAAGGAAGGATATTACTGATACATTAAAATTAAGACAACACGACGCAGACGAAAGTGTCCGATACGAAGTTGTTATGGCTATAGTAACCACTGCCAGAAGAGATTTCGAAGTGGTATCGGACAGTGAAGATTTACTTGAATTTGTTAAAGAAAGAACTTTAGATAAAAAG TTTAAAATTCGAAAAGAAGCAATGGCCGGATTGGCAATGATATATAAAAAGCACTTAAATGATGCAGATGTACCACAAGCTACAAAGAAAGCTGTTACTTGGATTAAAGATAAAATATTACATGGTTATTATATGGCAGGCATGGAAGATAGATTATTGGTAGAAAGGTTACTGAACACCTGTTTAGTTCCTTACCAGTTGCCAGCTGATGAGAGAATGAAGAAGTTGTATCATTTACTAGGTACAATCGATGATCATGCATCCAAAGCTTTTGTTGAACTACAAAAACATCAACTCGC TGTGCGGAGGGCAGTGGTTGAATGGTTAGAAATAGTGAAGAAACCAGATGCAGTGGGTGAACTAGTGACTAAAGTTCATCAAATATCTCGCTTTTTACCAGATCCTATGAAAGTTCAagaatttttacaaaaatttagtGCTCATATGAGGAAAGATCTATCATTATTACAAGGAATGGAAACGATAGTTCAACCAAATGTATCATGCAAGGAATGTGCAGATACAATAAGTATGGTTCTTAAAAAATTGGGTCAACCGGTAATGATCAATTTGTATTACAACACTATAAAGATGCTGTTGGAAAGAGTCAGTTCTGTCATGATCGATGAGGAAGCTATTAGG GTTTTAATTGGATACGTACTAGATTGTTTAAAAGGAGGAAATGTGATAGAAGAAGTTGGACTTAACCCAAATAATGCAGGAGAGAAAGGTCTAAGATTACTTGTG atGCTTTCATTCGTATTTGGGCCACATTTTCTTCACAATGATATTTTGATGCAACTTGTTCATCTTTTGGAATTGGAGGATGAAATGGTTGCGCCATTGGTTCTttcaatttttacatttttagggAAATATAAACCTTTGTGCGATGTTGCACCAGACATTATGAACCTTATGGTTCCAATTTGTAAAAATTTTGCTGAAACGGGAACATCAaaacaagcgaaacaagcgGTTAGATGTTTGTTCGTCAACATGACCAATATTCATGATACCATATTCCCCGAAATTATTGAGAGAATTAAAAATACACTTACACCAACTTCAGAATATTATCGAACATCAATAGTCACGTTAGGTCACATAGCTTATAATTTACCAGAGAAATATCAAGTACACATAAAAAACATGGTGTCTAGAAAG ATAGTCAAAGAGCTGTTAGTAAAAGAAAACAGTGAACAGACTTCAGACACCATCGAAGGAGACTGGTGCAGAGAAGACCAACTACCTGAGGAAACGCGTTGTAGATTAGAAGGATTAAAATGTATGGCACGCTGGTTATTAGGATTGAAGACTGATATTCTCTCTGCACAAAAAACATTTAGAATGCTGCATGCATTTGTAGTAAACAAAGGTGACCTTATACAACAAGGTCGTTTAAGTAAAGCAGAAATGAGTTGGTTACGATTGCAAGCTGGTTGTTCGATGTTGAAAATATGCGAACAAAAAGGTGTTGGTGATCAGTTCACAGCAGAACAGTTCTATAATCTGTCACAACTCATGGTG GATGAAGTTCCACAAGTGAGAGAGGCTTTTGGTAGTAAATTGCATAAAGGGCTTGGGAGGGGAATTCCAAACAAGTGCTTGCCACTAGATTTCATGGGCTATTATGCTCTCGCTGGAAAGGAACAAGACAAGAGACTAAAGGGTGTATTAAAAACTTATATGCAAACTGATATAAATAAGAGGAGGGATTATGTCAAAACATTATCACTGGGTACCGTAGAACGGGCCATGG GTCAATTGCCTCATATTCTTCCGGATTACATGCTAGTATTCGCTGTCCCAATTCTTGCACACGATCCTGAATTCACGAATCACTTAATGGTCTCCCAATTGAAAGTCATACAGCAATGTTTATGGTTTATATTAGAACCGTTAATAACAAAGAATGAATATTATTGCTAtggtttttataaaaatctcaTAGAGCGAATGAAAAGTCACAAAGATGCTTTGAAACCAGAAGATAACAACATAAACTat AAATTATGGGCTGTTTGTGACTTAGCTATGAACGTAATATTTACTAAGACGACaaatttcgatttaaaagaatTCCCAAGCGAGACCCGGATTCCTACTATGTACTTCAAGCGTGTAGATGAACTGTTGGCAAACAACAGGAATTATTTACCTGCTGAAATGCAAATTAACATGTCCAGTCCCAAAGGAAAAGGATCGCTTCACAGTGTTCATTCTGTCAGCGAAAGGCCACAACGCAGGACTAAATCcaaacaacaaaaagaagtgGGCATTGGGCCAAATGAAACTGATGCAAGG CTGCAAATTGGAGAAGTGGAATGTATTGATGCACAG CCAGCAGAAGCATCAGAAACTAGAATTCAATTACCTGGTTTAGAGGACGAG aTTGAGGAACCACCAGCAAAGAGGGCATTAAGAGAATCggataaagtaaataaataa